The sequence ATACTGTACAAAGATAAGAATGGTAATGTGTGTGTTGTCATGCTGATAGATATGGTTTTATTTCAGGTGGCATCTATAACTAGTCATGTCCGGGAGCTGATAACAAAAGTCCGAGAGAAGGCGTTTCAAACATCAAAGGTATTTTcctataataatttaaaaaacaggTACAGCTGAAAAAAATGACTTGAACGTGACAATTCTGTTTGTCTTTTCTCTAGGGTTTGTCTTTTCTGGACTTGAGATATCATCTTTTACTGTTTTACCTGCAAGATGTGACTCATTTGATCAGTTTAAAAACAGAGGGAGAAAGTCTAAAGGACAACAGCCCCATTCACAGGCTGGTAACCATTAGGACGGTAAGAAACGAAGCCCATCATGTGAAAACGAATATCTGTGGGATATTAGACTGGACTGGAATGCTAAATATTACATACataactctctttctctctgttttgtgTAGGTACTGGAAAAAATGCGTCCCTTGGATCAAAAACTGAAATATCAGATTGATAAATTAGTGCGGACAGCTGTGACAGGCAGCctctgtaaatgtttttattctgaCATCGCTCTGAAGTTTTTGTCATTGCCAGATGTATTAAGAATTCAGATCCACAATCTCTGACATGTGATGGTGTTTTTTGTTCCAGCTGAGAAAGACCCTCTACACCTCCGTCCTAATCCTCAGAATATGCTCAGCAAGGTAAAGCTCTTATGCCAATAAACAGGTAATCTGCTTGAATGAAAATGCTGAACTACACCTGATTGCCAATTATGTATTGCTTATCCAGCTTAGTGAATCTGAGGAATCATTTGATGAGGATGGAGAAGAAAAAACAAAGGATTCTGGGAAAAAAGAACCTCCAGCCAAGAAATACGTTCCTCCTCGAATTGCTCCAATGCATTATGGTGTGTTGTTCAATTTGATACTGCTTCATTACAACACACAGTTACACACCAAGGCTTTTTCAGACTGCAttcacaaaaatacatttttcttccAGCTGTTGAAGTGACTgtccacactttcattttctaaatgATGAATTTAGAATGTTCAGACAGTCAGTGAAAGACTTTCTCATACAACACTTGAGAGTTGCTGTAAGTTTGGAAATACaagtcaaaaatgtaaaatatagcCAATACTCATGTTTTTAAGGACACGCCAGATTAATCAGATATTAAACTGGTAAAACATGTAATAATATCTAAATTCTTGTGTTTTTGGTGTTGTAAAAAACACCTAATCTGAGTCACAGATACACTGGAGAAAAACTGCCTGTCTACCCAAAATGAATAATcgcacataaaaataaaattgggATTTTACCCCCTTCTTTGTTTCGCTTAGTAAAACTTCATGCCATTAAGTTACAAATTccatgtgtaaataatgacccattaaaatacatataattttattaatggtTAATGTTCATTCCCAAACTCTCCCCACTGTACTTAGAGGGGGATATGACGGAAGCAGACAGGCAAAAGGATCTGGTAGATAAACGAAGGAAAGCAGCACTCCGCAGTTCTGTCATCCAGGAGCTCCGGCAGCAATACAGCGACGCTCCTGAAGAGATCAGAGACCGCAGAGACTTCCAGACAGACCGGGAGCTTAAGGAAGATCAATACAGGTATAAACTGTAAAGCGTCATGTAAAGACATAGCCTTGCATGTATGAGCTGACAAGTTTAATTGTCTTCTATTCCTGTGTCCACTTTTAAGGGCAGCTCTTGTTGTTTTGTGCTTAGTATAATCAATTGGATATACATCAGATAATATTCAGTGCAGACTACAGTAAATAACATCAATTACTCAGTAAATATGCACTAAAAATCTTATGTGGCACTGACTTATTGCCTTTGGAAAATGTTTCTCAAAAGGAAAAACTATGAGGAGTCCATGATGATCCGTCTGAGTATGACACGTGAGCAGAAGCAAAGGAAGAGGAGGTTGATGGGAATGTCATCACAGCTGAATAACATTGCACAATTTGGTGACATCACAGCTCTGACAGGTGGAGAAGCACAGGTGAGCTGGACTGGCATCATTGTGCATGTCTTTTGAGAATTCTACTTGTTATTGTGACAATTTATACTTGCATTTATATAATGGAGTAAACGTATATGGGTCATTCCTACAATGTGGTAACTTTGGCTTTGTaactcaaaatacatttttctttgcTTCATCATAAAACGTGTAATACATTTGAAACAAATTACTGACATGAAATGCTCCCGTTATTGATAGACATAATGTGGCGGTTTCCCATTCAGGGATTATTTAAAACCAGGACTAGGCGTTAGTTTAATTAGACAATTGaagtagttttaacaaacatgtacaaaaaaacattacttgtgtgcattttaaaacagcacaaaggcactgatgtattttacgATATGTCAGTGCaggttgttttcagtttggacagctcttacatttattttaatctagGACTAGTTTAATCCCTGTCCGAGAAACCAGCCCATAGTCAATTAAtgatttatgtttgtgtataaTTCTTGCCATTGCATAATGTGCCTCTAGTCTTGTCATTTTTGTGATAACTTATTGAAgactgaaacaaacaaaaatagacATTGTACAGCCTATTGCACAAAGCCGTTTTTTGTTTATACCCAGGTAAATTCATGTTTAGTTTGAGCATACGCTGAGTTTTGACATCAAGAAGGTGGATTGGTTTGGAGCGGGTTTCATCTCCATGTTAATTTACAcggctaacctgctccggagcaggttttatTATGGGTTAGAGATTGCAAAccaaaactggaccaatcagATTGCGCAAAATCACATATATCTGACGCGGTGAAGCAAAAAAAGTTTAGTGATATGATGTTAAGAGGGAAATCTCTTGCTactaatttattattatatattttttataattatgtataattcatcgtataattattaaaagttgataaatAGTAATcgattaataataaatgaagcatttaaattaatataactatactgtacatataaataCCATcttcagtatatatatatatatatatatataaagtaatgAAGCATAGGTGTTTTCATTTGACCTTTTTGTAAacctatataaaatattaaaattcagTCGAATCACTTGCATTGATGGAGTCAGTAGTTGTCTTCTCAAACTTTCACTACAGCAGTGTTTATTCCTGCatggtaaatgttttttaattcatGAAATTTCTTTATCTTCAGCCGAAAAGTAAGTTTGCTGATACTTGCAAGTCAAACTGATAATTCTTTctgtgtgattggctgtttctCAAACTTGTCTCACTTTAAAGGTGCACGCGCAACTCTGGATCAAACCTGAGTTGAAAGAGAATGTTTATACTGTACCAAATGTTGCACTTGAGTCTACCATTtattcttaaaacattaaagggacattagaaaactaaacaaatataaatgtaaaattaaccAATTATGACTTATTTCTGAGAGCGTTAAATTCACATAACAAGATTTCAAAACCATTAAACTGGTatgtggtgggcgttctggcgcatcatccaggtggatgctgcatgaggagattcccccttccatgtaaagtgctttgagtacccagaaaagcgctatataaatataataatagttATGTCATTCATACAATTCTAGAACTTTTCCTACTTTAAAAAGAGCAGtgttccataaattatttccagGTTGAAGTGGAAATTATTGAAGTTCTGAGAGCATGTGAAGGCAGCTTAAAGGCAGACATGATCAACCTCACtgaatgctttgtttttttttgtaggaTATTGATCGTCCTAAatccaagaaaaagaaaatgagtaAGAAAGCTAAAAAGAAAGGTACGTATaactttgaatttaaatgtgctttcaaaaaagaaaaattgcttgaacacattgttttttttctacagcTTTCAGGAAACACAAGTAGAATTCCTGATATCAAGGACCAAAATCTGAGATGAAGAAAATGATTTGTAACTTTGACTTTCAAATAAATTTGACTGTTATATCCATTTTGCCTTTCATTTCTGCTTTACACAGCTTCTGTACTAACCAGAACAATTAGCATTTGAGttttgcaatattttatttttgtagtaattTATGGCAAATCTTTTTGAACAGTTTTGTTAAATCATTATGCACTTAACAAAAATTATCTAGTCCAGAACGATGAAAAATTAAGGAAAAGACCTCAGAGCTCATTAAAAGAAACTTCTAACCTAATGTAGTGTGCCAACTATAACGCAGTGTAGAGATTTTCCTCAAACTTGTGGCTCGTAGGTGATCACACAAACCAATAAACTGCACATCATGAATGCACTAAACAACTTTAATATGTACACTGTCACTTTTAGAATGCTGTTTCTGGGCAGACCGATGCCagacaaattaaaaacaaagacaaattattTCCGTAAATCGTTTGGTGCCACAGAAATCAGACACTTCAGTTTCAAGTCCTAGCACAGCGCAAACAATCCACCCAAAAAATACAAGACACTTCAAGAAATTTTTACAcaatgtcttttattttttttctaattacaGACTcatgggttaaaaataaaataaaaaaggaaaacatcTTTTCTCTTCCACACCCCACTTCCCCCATctgaaaaaaggaaaacaagaAACGCACAAAACCTCTCCGCACAAATCCCCCTCCCTCCCCTGAAATAAAAGCTCTGAACCCCTCCTTAAGTAACTGATACCTGCAGCCCACGCATTAGTGCTCCATCGGGCCCTAACTGCACCGTGCACTGAGAAAGACAAGGCCCTAGAAGAACCCTCCCCTTCAATGTCTTTCTGGTCCTgcctctctcactcactcgcaATTTAAGCGGCCACTGCTCCATCACGGCTCTGCCTTCATGACATAAATTTGTGTTCTGAATGTGTGCAGTGTATGcgctgtgtgtgtctgtgttaaCATGGGCCTGGTGCATCTCAGTATAATCATGTTATTAAAGCTCAGCGCTTGTTATTGTAATAAATGCCTCCCGCTGTGGGCCGGTGGTCACCCTGTCCCCCCCACACAGAGAGGATCGGGTGAGTGTGCATAGCGGGAGCAGATAGAGACAGAGACGCCGCCGAGACAGTAGGGGGTGCTGCGGCCACGGGAGGAGGGGTAGTCAGCCTCCACTGGTCCTGAAACCTGAAACGACAAGAAGTGGTCTAATAcaaagagagagcaagagagagggGGTGGGGGGAGCATTAGGAATAGAGGAAGAAAAAGATGATCGGGAATGGCGTATGGCAACATGAGACGGAAAAAGTttagaaagaaataaaaaaaaaaacagatctcAAAAGAGCTCAGGCCATGCCATAGTACAATAGTCGTATGATGTGGAGATGGTTCAAGAACAATACAACTTAAAAACCATAGTGAACTATAAACCACTGTCGGAATACCGCAGGTAAAGGTGGTAATCCGAATGAGGGATGGACGGGAAAGAAACCAGTGCTTGGGGAAAGGGATTCCAGAGAGCACAGACAAATAATAGAATATGATTCTCAAATAGCACAACTTAgtgaaaacaacaacattctTGCTACTGgaacttttacattttcacggtacaatcattaaaaaaaaagttaacattgtttttttcagttgGCATATGTTGAGTGCAAACATGAAGGGGGCCGTTTGGTGAGAGAAATCACAGCCAGACAAAAGGACACACATCTGCAGCCTGAGattacatcatcatcatctcaaATTTAAACAAATGCCGTCAAATCTGCCCAACGGCCATATTGTACCTTACCAGGGTGATCGCACCAcctccacacgcacacacaatcgCACACTGCGGCCAGTCAGTCTGTCTTTCCAGGAGATGCTCttttttcgttttgttttattttttctttttttcttctttttttccttCCTTTTTTGACAGGGATCTTTATTCTTTTCTATGGGGACATGAGGTGATAATAAAGGGGGTTCATAGGGGGTAGGGAGGTATTAGTAAGGGGAGTACCACGATGTTGTTCGCCCTCGGCCCCTGGAAAAGACAGAGAAAAAGAGGGTGAGTTCTTTTTTTGTGGTTGGTTTAAGACGACGGACACCAATTTTTGGGTATGGTGTGTGTTTGCAACTATGTATGATATACATTTTGACGTTATTTAAAGGGCCTTACAACTTGGAGGACAGAATGAAGGGTTATGCATAAAATAATATTCACTCATGTTTCACTCAAGTACGAAACGCAATGTATACCCCCTGACTGAAAGAGTGATTAATGCAACAATATATAGGAATCCAgtgcaatatacaatttaatatAAAGGGAAGCTGAGGAAGATTATCCAACAGCAAAATGTGTGTGCATTAATTCTATTCAAGCTTTATATGGTCTAGTGTCCAGTGTAGGGGATAGTGAAAGCagtctctccctctttctctctttctctgtaagGGCGTCTCCTGAGGTCTCTGTAAGGGAGAGATTGTGGGGACATaaacactcaaacacacacatacaataacAATCACAGAACACACCAATCAGACACATGGTCATTCATTCAGGCAGCCAGTGGCGCTCCATCACTGCACATCATTCTCACACAACCTACTCCAAGAACAGCCTGTGTACTTTATGGCACAGAAACTTTGTTACTGGTTAGATACTAATATGGTCAATATCAGGCTGCAGGAATGAACCCTCCATTCTGGAAGTGAATACATTGTTATTCATGCAAGAGgagtgaaaatgaaataatgaaatggCCTTAGAACCATACTTTCCtactaaataaaacacacacttgCCTGTTTTCAAATTATTCCGAGCTGTGCTTGACATCAGTACCATGTATTAAAACAGCAGGCTTATTATCATGATCGAAACAATCAGATAGGGCTAGATTTGATGCTAATCACTAACTCAAGACAACGTGTTTGGGATCAAAAGAATTTGTAAACTAATTTGAAAGCCTTCAGTCACTAAAACAAGCTtgttaataaaaagaaaatgtagtTATTACCACGGTGCTTTAactattttacttattttttgccTGCTAAAAATCTTACTAACAACCTAAAATGTAAAATCCTACATCAAATTAGGCTGTTGATTATGATCAAGGTCTCTTCAATGATTCCATCCAGAGACCAAAAGGATATGTGGCAAAAAAACTTATTTGGAATTCAAGTTGTATCAAAACCTTGTAAGGTGCCTATCTAGTAAGAAACCAGCAGTGACCTGGCAGTATGTTATTGTCAATTCAGTCATGATGACATCGTTTTAATTCAAGTTAACTTGAGTCCTAAATTATCTGTGTAATACTCAATGTACCCTATATCCCCTACTACCTACATAtttcaaaaaaatatgtttcgAGATACTACACTGGGAAGCAGCTTACTGACTTCCAAACCTATTGAGGACAAGGGATCATTTCATGCTCATAATCTTACACCGCAGGACGAACAACGGATGGAGATGATGACCATGAccagtagggatgcaccgaaatgttcggccgaaaagacttaagaacatgaacatacttctgtaaatatgcacagtttgtTAGCCAGACGGACGCACTGGGTGCTTTGCACAGGACTAATACACGAATATTGGTTTAACATACAGCACTAATGAGTCACGTTTAATTACTATTatgcagggcttgacattaagcattgtcatgtggttgtccttcggacaagtaaacttgtcattcacttgtcagagtagaaaaattacttgtccaacgataaaaaagtgatatttcatttgaattctcaatataattgttctGGATCTAGATTGGTCAAgattgcttctaagcattttaactagtgtttgctttggccgcctgaatttggttataggcctactctctgtgactgctataaaacaatggcaagcagtaattattattagtgttatggctgtaggttaactttttttgcacatagcactggtgctagaaaggtttaaagtttggtagcacaggccaaactataggagcacaagtataaatagtttgttgtcatcattaaaaaaaatatgcaagtgcagttcatcatgaaaagacaggtaactgacaaaagacattaacgttacatacagatgaataaattagggccatatcatttttagattaccttaatttgtttgaatatttctcagttgtgtatttttcctttttaactatacaatagtggtatatttgtccacagaaattactgtagtatactatatagtatctaagaattttacggcagtttactagtgtttttgaactttgctatagtatacagtgtttatcaattcactacaagggcactacaattttcaaaactaaatactatagtacaccacagtaCTTTTGTCCAATTGTGGtgtgagtgttcaatttaacgggacttattttgacgggtctttgggaagacgcttgcgtttttgtgtgtttgccgatagtttcactcaaacagtaaaacgatcgtaaaataaactctcggagcaactctggagatgaagttcatctgttcatatcctcatacagtgcagacgcagataaatcctcgaccatcactcgtgttatatgttaaactgtgcacataattcactcagacacgcagaacagcagatgacatttaaataacaggattccacgtccgcatgtagttacatggactcagtgcgaTGCGCctttgattattgtcacacacaacaagcaccaccacgacaaacgcacctcacacaaacatacagctctttctaatgcacatattcttattattctacatatatgtcgcactgttgtcattttttttcaagttacttgtccagtcgggcaagtaaagttatctctcacttgccatacaaaacattcacttgtcccggacaagcgttaatgtcgagccctgtatTATGTACTTATTTTAATGTCTGACTGCAGAATACATCAATGAGAATAGCTTTACTGGGcactcagttgtattaaaatacaatatgtgacagttctaagagtagAAGCCAAAGTACCAACACTAGTCTGACtgagcgcaaacgtgatgccatgacatcttaaatatgctaattagtacaTCAAGAATCGATTTTAAATCAAATCGTGACCCTAAGAATAGATTCTGAATCGAATCGTGAGGTACCAAACGATTCCCACCCCTAGAAGGCAGACTTTTTATACACTAACTATAAAGTGTACTTTAAGAGAATCATAAATGCTTTAAAGGCAACAagcaaaaacaagaagaaaactaaacatgaacaaaacaatAGGAAAAAAGCTCTCTGGATTTTAAAGTAATTGCATGCTGTTATAACACAGTCCTGTTGTTAACAATTATAGAACATGGACAAAATACTTTCAAAATGAAACTCAAGGTTAAAAGACAAGACAAACCAAGgacaacattttgaaaaacaaatcaaCCAACAACAACAAAGTATCTTTACATTTAAACTTTAAAGCCCACATTTGTTCACGTGAGCGCCACCAACTCTTTTTGGCAGACATTGTCATGCGTAATTTTGCTGTGTACAGAGAAAACTGCTTTCTGGAGGATCCActtaataaaattacaaaacatgAGGGCCTTGTGAATACTGGTCAACTACTACTAACCACAATATCATATTCTGTCTCCCCTCACCGTTTCACATCAGCACTCTCTGTCAAAATAAAACCTGTGTGTCAGTGAGTGTAAAGTGTGCGGGATGCTGTGGCACTCACCTGAAGGCCCGTCCTCTGCCTCTGGGGGGGGTGTACCCACTGTAGTAGCGTGCTCGGGACGAGAAGTTTCCTCCCCGTGAGCGGAAACGAGCACGTGGAAAACCGCGGTCTGTGGTGCTAATGCCAGGACGATTCGTTCTCTTGGCGCCAACCTATagaaacagacagaaaatgTATATAGAGAAACTGTATATAATTTTGCTTACACTATCCCTCCTATATGAACCACTTGAGCCAATCGGTTTTTGTCAGACTTTTGACAAGATATCATCATGGCACCATTTTCAACTTTTGGGAATGGACATGTACGCAGACGCGTTTCATTGCTATTAGCAAATAAGCATGTAATGTGTCATCTCACCTTAATCTGCCTTCCTCGGAATAAAGACTCATCCAGTGCCATTGCCGTCCTAACAGATTCCTTGTCTGCAAACTCTATATATGCAAACCTGAAAAATATAGAGATTTGTTTAATCAATGCAAAGGGACCAAAAAACGTTGCTTACTATAAAGTAAATATCTAGAAACATACTTCAAAATTCAGACACCTATAGAATAGATTGTACTGTAAAAGACTCACTGTTCAAAATCAGCTGTGATTAAAGCATTACATCAAGTGTTACACCACGCAATTAAAACGTTAGCAAATTATTAATATGAACAGTATGGAAGTATGGTGAACAAGATTAACGCAGCACCAGAGAACAGTCTCACACCtactatatactatatactgtatgcttagctgccatatttatatatacacaacTGTAAAAACTATACAAAATCCCAGCCAACACTGCACAATCATATTTCAAAACTATCCATTTGTCATGACTGTGGAAAAAAGTGATGCATCACTGCATTAAAATCTGTTGCGACTATTCTTAGCAGCCAGTCAACTGCACAGAAAGAACATGAAGTTAATTTTATTCATGCATTATAATAGTTACCCTTTAGGGTGTCCAGTAAATTTGTCACACAAGATGGTGACTCTGTTTACAGAGCCACAACCATGGAAATGTGCCTCTAGCTCTTCTGCTGTTGCACCGTAATCCACCTGCAACCAAGACATTACcatcattcatttaaaacaaaggaAATTATTAAAAGATAAATATATGAATGCGACTTGTGAATGATTAACAAACActatgtgaataaaagaaaCGTACATTCCCGACGTAAATAGACCTCCCATCAGCTTCCATCTTTTCTTCAATAGACATAATGACAGGGCCGGCTGCAAAAAGAGAAATCAATGTTCAACAATGTAAGACTTTACGCAGAAATTTGCAACTAAAACACTGAACGGTTAAATGGCTGAAATCTAGGTTAATTTCTTTCCTAGACAAAATATGTCTGTTGACCTCATAATCCTGTACTCATGGTTATTCTTCCCCCTCTAATGCAGTCCCCATTTATCAGGACTGTCTGTTCTGTCTGTGCTCTCCTTTACTACTTCTGTGCAGACTTGCTTGTGCCTTAATCTCccccattcattcattcatcctgTCACACTTACCAGGTGGAGGACTGAGGTTCATTTGTTTTTCCACCTCGTTCTGTAGCTCCTTCAGTTTCTCTGCCTCCTCCTCCATCTCTCTCACCCTGGCTTTTATTGCCTCCAGCTCCTGAAaagccaaatataaaaaacaatataatccATACATTTCAAGatgtataataaacatttaatgaaTACTAGGCATCAAAGCAAATCCAAGACTTATTTCCCAGAATACCCAAGTGTTCATTTTTATCAGCACTGATCATAAATATAGCACGTGATACACCCTGAGCTTTCAAACAGCCATTTATTGCTTTTCAACACAGACTGTCCATTCAGCAAGTCGCCACTGCAACACATTTGTGGATGTTAAAGACAGAGCCACCCCTAAGCATGATGACATCAATGTACACATGACAAAGCAAACAGGCTTTCTATGTGCGttcacgcgcacgcacacagattCGGCAGTGCTGCATTGCAGGGCAGTGGGCAGAGTCGCACTCGAGCCCGTCTAAAGTAACACTGCACGCATGTGACGACCCCTTTTACGCAGTTTATCCAATTTTTTATATCACAACATTACGCACGATGTTAGTATATGTAATCAATAGTACAGTCAACCGTATGCAAACAATCTAATGATTAAACACCCCCACTGATATAGCATCAATTTTCGATTAAATAAACGAGACGTGCATGCAGCATGTAAATTCATGACCTACTCTTGCTCCAGTAACGTCAGTGTGTATTGGAAAAGCGATGGACCAGCCCAACCTCATTGCACCGCACCCATGGAAACCAGCACACCGTCTCCATCCCAAAATCGCCAAATTAGCAAAGCATTTccgtacatttatttattaacaaatgAAAACTCGCGAGGTAAAACTCCAGTAGATACTGTTCACCGGAACCTCAACGGTTTACGTTTGTTATCAAATCAAAGCTGTTCAAAAACGAATAATTACGTGCATTTTTATAAACTATACATTTCGCATCAAGAGCTTATTCTATACCAAAGGCCAAAACCGACCCGCGTCTCAACACGCAGTCACCAACACGACTTACTTTTGCGCACCAAAAACGCACTTGCCGTCAACGTCTAACAACACCGATAAAAAAAAGAGGCGTGTTTACCGTGAGCAGTCTGCTTTTCTGCGGATGGACCCACACTGCTGCGGCTAATGGCGGCCTGTCCTACCCTCGCCCCTGTCTCTTACATCTTCCGTCTCGCATTTTTTGCGATGAAGATTTTCCCCCACTAGGTCGACAGATCTGGCGCAGAGGAACCCAAACCGATGTTGCGCCAACATGGCGGCCAGCACCACGCATGCCACTCACTAATTCTACTGCACTGCGTGAGCCACAATGGCGGACAAACCGACCTGGCGAAACTCGTTTCGCGTTCACATGACTATTGGGGTCTCTGTTTGgaatgtatatatttcttttaaatgatgGTTTGGGGCGAACGTAAAATGTAATGTTGAGTTTTCATTCGGCGCTAGGCACAAAACCGAAACTGAATGTTTAAGTATACTAACGTTACGTCCTTCACTTACCGGATCTTCAATAGCGGCCTCACCCTCGTCTAATCCTGGTTCTTCCTCGACGCCTGGGTCTTCAAGTTCTGAGTGACCCGGGTCAGAGTCCAGCAGAGACTCTTCTGCCAGTCCGTTACCGAACTCCGCCATCGCCTAGTTTACGATGGTCCGACGCGCCTCGTGGCTCTACTACAGGCCGCGACTCTCACGGGGGGAGCGCGAGAGAGGGACAGGGGAGGGAGTAAAAACGGCGGAAAACGCCGCTCACTAAAGTTAAAATAGGAATAAAAGCTCGTTCCTTCTGGTGCTACGTGTCCTCTAGCGAATAAAACTCACTCTCTTCCCGGATGTAAATAGATTTCGGTTAGTCGTCACCTTGCAACCGTCTTACAACTCTATTTACAATTGACGACAATTTCAAAAAAGCAACTGGGTATTCTTCACGAGAGCTCGTGTGTTCCAGAACAGAAATGGAAGCCGTAGGCGGGAATTCAGGGCACTGCAGGCGCACTTCCGAGAGGTGATTGGACGATTTCGTCGTTTAGCCACGCCTTCTAAACATATCGAGGT comes from Triplophysa rosa linkage group LG23, Trosa_1v2, whole genome shotgun sequence and encodes:
- the ngdn gene encoding neuroguidin, with protein sequence MAATTVRNDLIDSDLPTAVRLLNSLTEQVASITSHVRELITKVREKAFQTSKGLSFLDLRYHLLLFYLQDVTHLISLKTEGESLKDNSPIHRLVTIRTVLEKMRPLDQKLKYQIDKLVRTAVTGSLSEKDPLHLRPNPQNMLSKLSESEESFDEDGEEKTKDSGKKEPPAKKYVPPRIAPMHYEGDMTEADRQKDLVDKRRKAALRSSVIQELRQQYSDAPEEIRDRRDFQTDRELKEDQYRKNYEESMMIRLSMTREQKQRKRRLMGMSSQLNNIAQFGDITALTGGEAQDIDRPKSKKKKMSKKAKKKAFRKHK
- the pabpn1 gene encoding polyadenylate-binding protein 2 isoform X3 is translated as MAEFGNGLAEESLLDSDPGHSELEDPGVEEEPGLDEGEAAIEDPELEAIKARVREMEEEAEKLKELQNEVEKQMNLSPPPAGPVIMSIEEKMEADGRSIYVGNVDYGATAEELEAHFHGCGSVNRVTILCDKFTGHPKGFAYIEFADKESVRTAMALDESLFRGRQIKVGAKRTNRPGISTTDRGFPRARFRSRGGNFSSRARYYSGYTPPRGRGRAFRGRGRTTSWYSPY
- the pabpn1 gene encoding polyadenylate-binding protein 2 isoform X2 — its product is MRLGWSIAFPIHTDVTGARELEAIKARVREMEEEAEKLKELQNEVEKQMNLSPPPAGPVIMSIEEKMEADGRSIYVGNVDYGATAEELEAHFHGCGSVNRVTILCDKFTGHPKGFAYIEFADKESVRTAMALDESLFRGRQIKVGAKRTNRPGISTTDRGFPRARFRSRGGNFSSRARYYSGYTPPRGRGRAFRFQDQWRLTTPPPVAAAPPTVSAASLSLSAPAMHTHPILSVWGGQGDHRPTAGGIYYNNKR
- the pabpn1 gene encoding polyadenylate-binding protein 2 isoform X1 gives rise to the protein MAEFGNGLAEESLLDSDPGHSELEDPGVEEEPGLDEGEAAIEDPELEAIKARVREMEEEAEKLKELQNEVEKQMNLSPPPAGPVIMSIEEKMEADGRSIYVGNVDYGATAEELEAHFHGCGSVNRVTILCDKFTGHPKGFAYIEFADKESVRTAMALDESLFRGRQIKVGAKRTNRPGISTTDRGFPRARFRSRGGNFSSRARYYSGYTPPRGRGRAFRFQDQWRLTTPPPVAAAPPTVSAASLSLSAPAMHTHPILSVWGGQGDHRPTAGGIYYNNKR
- the pabpn1 gene encoding polyadenylate-binding protein 2 isoform X4 — encoded protein: MEEEAEKLKELQNEVEKQMNLSPPPAGPVIMSIEEKMEADGRSIYVGNVDYGATAEELEAHFHGCGSVNRVTILCDKFTGHPKGFAYIEFADKESVRTAMALDESLFRGRQIKVGAKRTNRPGISTTDRGFPRARFRSRGGNFSSRARYYSGYTPPRGRGRAFRFQDQWRLTTPPPVAAAPPTVSAASLSLSAPAMHTHPILSVWGGQGDHRPTAGGIYYNNKR